TGAAGTGGTTGCTTctctgagaaaacaaaaagaattgcTTCACATCTGAGTTTTGCCACGCTACAAAGTCTAGCTTGAATACAGCACGCATGCTCGCATGCTCAGCCGTGTAAAACTCTTGGTGAGttcagactgtagcctgccaggctcatctgtccatggaattctccaagcaataatactggagtgggttgtcatttcctccaccagggggtCTTCCGAGGGATCCAgactggatctcctgcattaacaggtggattttttaaaaatcattgaatcaCCTGAAAAACTCATAcggcagagggaaagaaaagggaaaaacccTAAATTCATACCCTCTGTATTTACTGCTAACCCACAAGGTGGCACTAAAGAGAAAAGTGACAACAGTGAAGACCACAAGCAACTTCTGTACTAAATCAATTCTTTTATGGGCATTAATCCTATTTCCTGACATGATTATCCTTTTAATACGCTACTAAGTCAAAACATCCATATTCAGGTTCATTGCTTTTTTCTCACAGACTGTtcttagagttaaaaaaaaaatcatttaatccaGTAGCCAATTATAAAGAAGAAGTTTAAATACTTTAGTGTAGTTCTTTTGtaggaaagttttttttcttccagatacAGACTTTACAATCATTGTAAGGTTATAAATTATGACCATTTTTAATGCTttgtacagtgcctggcacttaatgGTTTTATAAATTGTAAACAGTCTTATTTAATGTTTCAATATTTATAGTAAAATGATGTATTTAGACTTGTAACATAGGCATACCTTGTTcaattgtgcttcacagatactgcattttttttttttttttacaaattgaaggtttgtggcaaccctgtgtctATCAGGCCATTTTTCCAACCGCATCTgctcacattttggtaattctcacaatatttcaaactttttaattACTGTCATGTTTGTTATGGTGCTCTGTAATCGGTGATATTTAATATTACTGCTGCAAAAATATTGTGACTTGCTGAAGGCTGAGATGATGgtgagcaatatttttaaaaactatgtatttttggagacataatgctattgcatacttaataTATTACAGCATAGTGTAAGCATAACTCTTACATGGACTGGGAAACCAACAAATGTATGTGATTTGCtatattgtgatatttgctttatttttccggtggtctggaactgaacctgcaacATCTCTGATGCTTGTTTGTAGCAGTAGCATATAAATAACTTCTTTAAGGTATTGTAGGCAAAGTCTAATTGTTTGAGTTCCAAAAATAATCCCTGAATCGCCAAATACATATTCTACCTAACTTTCAAGGCAGCTGGAGAGCAATTCCTGGATGCATATGGGGAAATGTTCTCAGAAAGCCTTgtatggagaaacagacaaatggTGTGACATCGGCATAGCCTAATCACAACCCTGAAAGTAAGGGACATGGAGGATCCTTAGCTACAGTGCCATGCGGTAGAAGGAATTGGGTCTTCTCTAGCAAATCTCTCCGATTCTGAGCAAGAAGGAGGGCTAGCTCCCCAAAGAGGCTATTCTTCAGTTCATGATTAAGAGATAATATTATTCATCCACAGGTCtaaaatttgaaggaaaatacTATGATTTGGTTATTTTTTCCCTTGGTTTCAAAGTAGGAATTTAATGAGTCAAGaaacaatttacatttttactgTTATTGTATAATATGCATACTATATAGCTTGGGAAATATTTTCTAACAGAAGATATCTTTCTTACTCAGAAATGATTGCATCTTTGACTAGAATACTGACTCATTAAAAGTATGCCCTATgcatatgattaaaaataaatattgtagatCTGGATCAGCTTTTAAAACCTTATGTATCGGTATATGACCTCAAGATTAATGACATTTCATTATCTTAAAGCAAACACTTCACCCTATTTACCCTCATTGCTTTTTCAATCCATTTACAACCACCATTTGCTACTCAAATTTAAGAAGATATTGTAATTACCtcatttaatgaattaattttatttttatttcatttaaattaagaTTTAATTGACGTGCTAACATTGTAAGTTTAACGTACATAGGTTTAAGGTGTCGGTGAAAGTTGAAGTGTTAGTcacactgtcatgtctgactctttgagacccaaggactgtagcccgccaggctctcctgtccatgggattctccaggcaagaatactggagtgagttgccattcccttctccaggagatcttcctgacccagggatccaacctgggtctcctgaattacaggcagattctttaccgcctgagccaccagggaagcccactacatCTATATATTGTAATTTGTAACATGATTAATACTGTAGCATTATACCTCTGTCACTGTcacataattatttcattttgtggtgagaacatttaagatctagtctcttagcaactttgaggTGTATAAACACTATGTAATTACCTCATTTAAAGAGCAATAGTGACAAACATTTATATATCAAACAAATGTCTGTGTATGTCTAGTAGGTACAGGTTTTAAGAGATAATATGCTTTATTATTAAATGGAAGAAGAGGGAACAAATgagtggaaaagagaaaaaaattggatTAGAAGGTACATATGGAAGAAATACAATGggctatttctgtctttattttacattaatatctAAATCAGCAtacattcttcaaatatttttcatggtTTAAAAGAGGTGAGGCACTACTCTAGTCATGTAAATTTGAACTGTCACATGAGCTCGGGTCAGAGACATAGTTATGAATACCTTCAAAAGGTAAGATTTCTATGgcatgtgcatgcgtgtgtgctaagtcactgcagtcgtgtccgactctgtaagtAAGACTTGTTCTGTTTAGTTTTAAGCATAATTATGAGATTCTTGGCCTAATAACATGTAGTAATACATTAATAGGTTAGGGAATGTTTTCCTCTTAAAACAACTTTATAACTTTAAGATTTTATGTGAGTAAAGAAGACATAATCAAATTTAAATACGATATCAATTCAAATTgatctttttaaataaacatatgtcAGATAACCAACAATTAAATCAAGGTGTTAATTGTAGTTAGTAAACATTATGAAATTTCACTGTTTCAATTATGGCTAATTTTAAACAGTCCTCCTCTTTCCATTGCTAAGATTCTTGAGGAAAGTTCTATCTTGAAGGGTGTTTCTTACATGTTACCCTTTAACAGATGCAATGATCAAATGGTATGAAAATTtgaagttatatatataaaaatattaataaagtttgcaatattgtttttcccaaattaaaaatttcatcaaATTATCACCATCTCGAGTCTCAAACCACTTTTGGTGGCACGCGGCAGCCACTTCAGCTGGGAACAGACATTTGCACTGTTCACTGTCGGCTTTGATCTCCAGTCGTGTGACATCTTCAGGGCTGCAGCCGCTCAGAAAACAGATCAGTCCTGTTTTACCTGCCAGAGTAGCAGgggctgttttcttttcttcatatgcTTTTACTAGTACAGGGTATTTTTATAAAGTCTTGTTATCCATTAATagtttttagttaatttttttttttgcatatcaaTGGAGAAGATTAATTAAAAACCCCTGAGAGCATAAAGAGATTAGTGTTTTAACTTTGGAATTTCCTTTACAGGATTTGAGAACTGGATGAGATCATGGAGGTTACCTAGTCCATCTAATTACTGTACATGGACctgtggagaaactgaggcagtgaGGTAGGTTAGGATAATgtagggaggggagggcagattTGTATCTTGTTCTTTCTGCTGAGTCGAGCTGTTTCTGAAAGTGAAGTGCTAATTACACTTGAAGGGGCTGAGTATAAAAAGGACACTTTAGTTGTGTCTCTACACACAAACcagtgggaagagagaaaaagcagtTCAAGTGTAAACAATCAaagactaaaaagcctctgaagCCAGTGCATTCACTGAAAATAGTTCAGTTTGATTAATCATGGAACCTGGGTGTAGATTTAGTTAATAACTTCTGTTTGGACTTATGGATATTAAACATTCAGACTGTTTTCAATTTTACAAGCCTCTAAATCAAATATGGCCACAAAATGACTTGAAAGACATTTATtaactaaagaaaataatcacaaagtatccaataataataaatttaccaAATTTATCATGAACGATAAGTGTGTTTCTGAGAAGAACATCAGGCACTTTGGAAAGTCTTATTCTGCATGGGTCTAACACTGGCAAAGTCTCTCCAATGTAGTCATTCACATACTGAAGGCAACTTCTTTACAGGAATATTAGTGAatcatctctttaagatttttgttaGGTACACTATctgaaattttgtcttttttggttttggtttgagGAGGGTAGAATAGATATtctctaagaaataaaattaaaaagttactaTACCAAAGTTATTTACTTCTCAGTGGTAGGTTATACACTTTCAgaaattaacaagagaaaaattcGCTGGGGCGCTTTTGTAACATCCATATAAGAGGAAGAAATATTTACCCACTTGGCCTTGATACTGCATTTACTGGGTGAAGTTGCATTTTAGAGGAATCAGGGTTTCATAAGTTGTGTTCACTACAGGTTAATGAGCTCGTGTCTGCTCCACTTAGGTCTCAGAAATAACCCATCCACTAATTTAATTATAGCCAGTTGAGACTTGACTAGTTGGTAAATGTATTCTTTAATTTCGAAATCCTCGAGAGTTGCCTTGTAGAGATTTTCAAAAGCACACagataaaatacaaagaagaacagaaaaagccTTCTTTGAATCTTTTCTTGACTAATATCATTTAAAGATCCTTTAGTGGGTAACATCTTCATTGAGGCGGTGGTTCTCAGACTTCTAGGGGGTGGTTCCAGATTCCTCTTATAATTCAAGTGAGTTGTATCCATGGACTTTTGCTCAATAATCCTGAACTGTGGGTTGTTAGTACCCTAAGGTCAGAGAAGTTTGGTAAGCTGCTAAGAGTCACACAGCTCTCTGCCTATACTATGTTTCCTGAGTCTGtgaaaacaaactaacaaacctCCGGCTCCTCAATTCTTAAAATGCACACAGGCAGATACATATGGACAGCAAGAGCACAGAGATTTAAAAACAGAGCATAAAAAAGTAACTTGAACAGACTGTGGCATTTCCCTTGGTCTGTTGCTAACGGCCCACATAAaacatgcttaaaaaaaaaaaaaaaaaaaccaaaaacctggcACTTCTTTTTATCATCATTTAAAATGATTCAAATGGACATTCAGAATGTATGGCATTGGGAATGTATCCCATCTGAGTATAAATGGTAAAGAGCTTCATTGAACAGAGGGCTGTGTTTTCAGTGGTTTTCCGGCTGAAGTTGATACATATTTGGGCTGTCCTCTTTGGTCATGCTTTTAAAGCCAAACACAAGATTTTAATGTGTATGCTCAGGACTACAAACCCAGTGGTGTTAAACATGCctttttgtaagaaaaataattagggacatgattttttaaaatgccttcgGGATTTGAAGATGTGCAAGAAATGTGTAAAAAGAAATTACTTCATTCTCCTTTTATTctgcacttttaaaaattgactctGAAGCCCATCACACTTTGTTTCATTGAAAACTAGAGACTCCTGCCTCTAAGCTGTGAGCTTTGGGGTGGCTGTATTCTGAATAGTGTTCCAATTAGAGTTCTTCACCTAAATTCTATGGCTTGGATATCCCCTATACTCAAACATATTCTGCACTCTAATTTAAAACTTCAACAAACTTAGACAAGAATCCATAACCAGCCAGtggtctgtgaatctgttttgacGATACAGCTGTGGATGGACACTTCCTATTGATAACTGTTCTTAAAACAGTTTAAACGATTTTCATGATAACACTgaaaacagccaaaaaaaaaaaaaaaaaagtaattgtgaCCAGGTGAAGTGAAAAACTGTCCAATCACAGAATATCCCTGTTCACGATTCTAAGTCTAAAGTAATGGAGCTCATGTCCTCAGCTTTTCTCAGTCTCAAGTTTCTGGTCCTGAATATTACACttgaatattttaagtattttctcaatctgaaaatatatttgttggGAAAAGCAGTCCCTTTTCTGCAGCCTTTACTTCCGGAGGAGTCTAACGCTTTCTTGCTGACCCTTATTTTAATACCGCACGCCTGGACACATCACACAGTGTAGTGTCTGTTGTCAGGCTTTGGAGAATTTATTTCAATTTACATACAATCCTCCAAATCCTCTGGAGAGCCAGATGTGAAATCTGAGACCGCTCCTTCTCCCCAGCAGGCTCTTCCTTGGCCTCTAGTCATTCATAGCCAACGGCTCCAAGGCTCCCTCCGGGAAGGCGCGGTGGGGCTGAAGGGTCGGGAAGAGGGGTGACTGCGGGGCTCGTTGCGCCGAAGATTTACAGTACTTCTCGCATGCGGCGCAGCAACCCCCTCTGTGGCTGTGGGTGTCTGGTGTGACGGAGCGGAGAAAAGCTCTCTAATCTCCCAGGGCCTGCCTCTGCCGCTCCCCTCCCTCCCGCCGTTCCGGCCTCCTCGCTCTCGCGCTCTCGCCGTGGCCTTTCTCGGGGAGTTTCGGTCCCTGAGCGCAGCCAGAGTAGCTTTGGCAATCTAGATCTGGAGCCTGTGTACACACGCTCacgcacacacgcgcgcacacacatgcacactcactcGCACACACGCACTCCGGCTCTCCCCACGGGCATATAGAGCAAACCCGGAGCTTCATCTACCTTAGGGAGATGGCCCGGACGGACACTTCTTGCTCACTTGTCGTCTCCGGAGGTCAGCGCAACGTCGGGACCAGGGAGGCTCGCTGCCCGGTGTGCAGCCTCGCGCTGTTTGCCGCCACCGCTGCTTAAAGTGtccaggctggaggagaaggcttCTCCCGGACAGATTCCCGGCGCAGCTCTGCGGCCCTGGGACTTCACCGAGCTGCTTCACCCGGGTCTCTTCCGCCCCGGCCATCCTAGCGTCCCCGGCTGCGGGGCTCAGGACTCGGGAGCctccgccgctgccgccgccgccgctgctgcgaGCACATCCCACCCAGAGGACTGAACGCCAGCGCTGGAGTGGGGAGAGAAAGCGGCAGCCCTAACTTCCCTCTCCATCGCTCCCTCCTTGGCAGCCGCGGACCCGCTAGAAGGCTCCCGCGGAAAGCCAGGCGAGAGCTCGGCGCTGGGGACGGCGAGCTGGGAGCAGCGGGCGCACAGGGGCGGGGGCAGCCTGCGCCCCGGAGCCCGGCGCCCGCCGAAGTAGTGCGCGCTCTGGGGCGAGCAAGACGCTCTCCAAGTTGGGCGCGTCCCAGAGTCCGCTGGCCCGCGCTCCTGCAGCCGGTGTGGTGTCCGGAGAGAGGCGGGGCTGATGGGGGGCGTCGTGGGCGCTGTCGCCTACGGACAGAGCCCGTCTTAAAAGACGCCCGGCCGGTCTCCCCAGGGTCGCAGCTGGCGTCGCGCCCTCGGCCGGCGCGCGCTCTGATGCCGACGCTACCGGTGGCCCGGGTGGCCCGCTCACGGGGGGCGCccgagggggcgggggaggaggaggaggctgtgtGATGGCCCTAGACGGCGAGCGGGGGAAacaagaggaggagaagaaaaagaagaagaagaaaaagaagaggaagaagaaggagaagggggctcaGAAGAGCGGCTCCCTCTTCGCGGCCACGATGGGCGAGAACGACGCCGCACTCCGGGCCGGCGGCAGGGGGCTCTCGGACCCGTGGGCGGACTCCGCGGGGGTGCGGCCCCGCACCACCGAGCGCCACATCACGGCGCACAAGCGGCTAGTGCTGGCCTTCGCGGTGTCCATCGTGGCGCTGCTCGCGGTCACCATGCTCGCCGTGCTCCTCAGCCTGCGCTTCGACGAATGTGGGGCGAGCGTGCCGTCCGGCGCCGACGGCGGTCCGGCCGGCTTCCCGGCGCGCGGCGGCAACGAGAGCCTTCCGGGCCCGGCCCGACGGAACCACCACGCCGGCGGGGACCCCTCACAGCCCGGGGCAGGCGCGGAGGCCACCCCTGAGACCCCGTCCGCCCAGCCGCCGTCTGGGGAGGAGCGCGAGCAGTGGCAGCCGTGGACGCAGCTGCGCCTGTCGGGCCACCTCAAGCCGCTGCACTACAATCTGATGCTCACCGCCTTCATGGAGAACTTCACCTTCTCCGGCGAGGTCAACGTGGAGATCGCGTGCCGGAACGCCACTCGCTACGTCGTGCTGCACGCCTCCCGGGTGGCGGTCGAGAAGGTGCAGGTGGCCGAGGACCGGGTGGCCGGGGCGGTCCCGGTGGCCGGCTTTTTCCTCTACCCGCAAACCCAGGTCTTGGTGGTGGTGCTGAATAGGACTCTGGACGCGCAGAGGAATTACAATCTGAAGATCATCTACAACGCCTTGATCGAGAACGAGCTCCTGGGTTTCTTCCGCAGCTCCTACGTGCTCCACGGGGAGAGAAGGTACGGAGGGAGGCGGTGCCCCGCGCCGCCCCACCCAGCCAGGCTGCTCTAAACCGCCGGGTAGCGGGCGACCAGGGGACCGGGCGAGCTTCGGATACACGGGGGGCCAAGGATGGAGTGAAGGAAGTGAAGGTGGGGTAGGGCCATCGCCCAGAACTCTCGGGGTCTTCCTGAGGCTTGGGTTCTTCCTTGGCCAACTCCACAAACTCACTCACCGGTACCAAATGCCACTCTAGGCTGGGACCCCCTGCCTCGTTAAAGTTGCTTAGACAGGCAGAGcacacagcctttttttttttttttttttttctctttaagagtGATGTGTAATCTGAGCGGCCCCAGGCCAGGGTGACATCAAAACCCTGCCAACTTACCGTGGAGGGAAAATAGGTGAGCGCCAGAGGCCAGGGCCGCAGCTGGGTGAGGAGCCAGGACGCGGGAGGCAGGGCAAGATCCTTCCCGTGCCCCGCGCCCCAGCCTCCCACGCCCGCTTCTGGAAGGCATAGAGCCGTGGACAGGCTTTGGCCTCACGGAGTTTAGCAAAACTGGAAGTTGAGATTCTGGACAGTAAGAGCTGGTCCCAGTGACAGGGGGATGGGGGTGGCGGCAGCTGCCTTGGCCAAAGCCAGCCAGGAATGTTCTTGCTGGTGCTTCCACCTCTCCTAACGCAGAGTGACTCCAGTTTGTTCCTGAGTTACTGCCTCTGGAAATGATTCCAGTGGTGAAAAGGGAAAAGCTAAGTGTCAGTCTCAAATGACTTATTAGTGAGTGCCTTTGATGCTTCTTTTAGATTTGGACAGtattctgtttcttatttttttgagaaGCTGTGGGGTTTTTCACCATTTGTTTAGAGTCCAACAGAACCGGGTTCAGATCTCAGCTTCAACTCTACTGGTGGTGAAGGCTTGTGGAAGCTGATTAATCTGTCACCAGGTCCTAGCAATGACTACTTCTAGTGCTTAATGAGCGTCCTGTATCAACTCAGTCTTACAGGAGCCCGACGAGCCTGGGTGCTGTTAACTCCCTGTTTTACTGATGGGGAAGAGGAGGCACCAAGAAGTGGAGTAACTTGTAATATAGTGAGCCGACAAAGAAGGTTTTAGACTTAGGCACTTTGGCTCCAGAAcctctacttttagttttaacttggtgaaaataataataataatatcctcATGGAATTGTTGCAGATGTCCATGAATAAATGCACTGAAAAGCACTTAACCTTGTACTTGGCACATAGAGTGCCCACTCATAGAGTGTTATGAGTGTCCCATGGTAGCAAGCCCTCAAGCATGTTGTTGAATGCATAAACAAGTGATTCTTGTTTTTTCCCTGGCCCCTTGCATTGAAAATAACTGAATAATTAAATGGCTATGGGGCCAGGGAATAACCCAAAtgaacttaaaaatgaaatcaacaaCCTTTGAAGTGGAGGCAGGTTGGAGATTAGTAATGGTGCCATTGGCAGAGACTCCCTTGTTCTCTAGAGATTCTCACAACAGCAGAAAACTTGGGATCAGAGCAGTCCAGGGCTCCTGGGGTCAGCAGACTGGGCAGCAGAGAGCTGGGACTCAAACTTAGGTTTTCTGATCCCTGGACTAGAGCTCATGCTGTCTGGAAACTCCCAGGAGAAGTTGCTATAGTATAAGAAGCTGGGAAAATTTCAGTGTGTTATGAGAGAACACAAAAGTTTTAACATTTATAGAGTGCTGTGGTATAACCTCATCTAAATAAATTGCCTAGTGCTTTAGTGGTTAGggaccctggtgactcagatggtaaagaatctgcctacaatgcaggagacccaggttcagttcctggtttgggaacattccctggagaagggaatggcaatccactccagtattcttgctggagaattccatggagaggagccatggggtcgcagagtccagcatgactgagtaactaacacacttAGTGGTTGTGTGCTAATTAAAACCTTCTATAAGTGAACCTATAAATTATTCACATTCAAACTCCTAAGACCAGATGTAGATAATTTAAAACCCCTTCCACCACATTCTCTGACATAGTCTCAAGAATAGAGATGAAAAATGTTGTTTAAAAGATCCATGAGCATGTCAAATTTGGGGGAAAAGCATAGAAGGCGAGTCTGCATGTTATGTCAAAATGTCTTGCTGTGGTGAAATAAATACTTCCAGCAAATCCTGTTTTTTTCTAAGCTGTGCCAAAATATATTTGGTGGAACTGAGCTTGTTGTGGTCAGTGCTTTCAAATTAACAGGACTCTTAAAAGGACCAGGTGTTCCTGCTTGACCTATAACTGATTGCTTGTACCCTAGTGCATATTTATATTCAAAGTCTGCTTCATTTTCCCCAAAGATGTAAATAAGATGGTTGGGAGTTTAGCCTGCATCCCATTAACACTCCAGGATTTGGC
Above is a genomic segment from Bos indicus isolate NIAB-ARS_2022 breed Sahiwal x Tharparkar chromosome 5, NIAB-ARS_B.indTharparkar_mat_pri_1.0, whole genome shotgun sequence containing:
- the LOC109558654 gene encoding potassium voltage-gated channel subfamily KQT member 3-like — translated: MKARWRSVLWVGCARSSGGGGSGGGSRVLSPAAGDARMAGAEETRVKQLGEVPGPQSCAGNLSGRSLLLQPGHFKQRWRQTARGCTPGSEPPWSRRCADLRRRQVSKKCPSGPSP